A region of the Lycium barbarum isolate Lr01 chromosome 1, ASM1917538v2, whole genome shotgun sequence genome:
ATTGGAAAGGGCCTCCAAATATTGCATAATGTCTGGCATCGTTTTATCACCTTGGGTTTCACTACTACTTTCTCTGTGCTCAGCATTTGTATTGCGTAAGTTTTCTTCGATATTATTCCTTCGTGCTTGCAAATCAGCTATACCCTTTTGCTGCTTTTCCAGCAAATCCAGGATCTTTCCTAACCCTGGATTTGTAGCCGCCACTTCTCTTTAGCGTTCATCATTAGGATTTTGATCATTTCCCGTATGCATGGTGTTACACCCTGTGGTTTTGTACTTGGATATTCGTCTTGCATTAGTGGTTCTAATCTTGGATGCGGGGGTTAtcaaggttaaatgagattagacAAGTTTATCTCATCGTTATAaagggttaagttcatgtttagcaggTATTGGATGGATTAAGTTGAGCAAATTGAAGAGAAAATGTTTTGGGGGGAAAAGTGGATTTTACGGCCTGTTATACTGACCGcataatttttacggcccgtataattagCTGGCCCCCAGCGTAAAGTGATTCCAGAATAGGGGAATCACTGGTTAGgttttacggtccaattatacgtaCGGTCCGTATAGTTGACCGTATAACCGAGTCGGCCcagtttttaatttttgatatatACCCAAAccctcttcattttatttcatttccatcaCTTCCCAACTCCAtgagagctctagaaccttcttcctATCATATTTGACaaaacccaagtgaaatcaaagatcaaaaggcataaatcaagagaatcaagtgttgggaagctcactagggttggtATAACCCAAGattttctttggtgttgaagttggggtttcactcaagtcgataatttgattcaagtatttctcttgtgtgattaaggtaagttttcatctttatttccatgttattaagaatgcctAGTTATTGAACAACTTGATTGAGGAAAGGAAGTAAAAGAGGAAGTTCAAGTGAGGGTTTGATAATATTTGAGTAATAAATTGACTTGAGTTGTTAATGTTGGGTattttgagtataatcttgctatgaatgctagtaatgatgatgaggaagggTGGTATATGAGTGGATATAGTATtgtgttgaaattgttgttgtgtgttgattATGAAAAAGGAATTTTGGGCATCAAATGAAGTCTCTTGATTATGGAATGGGTGATAATGTTCTTGTTGATTGGGATTTGTTTTATGATATAGTGGAAGTcaataaaataggggaaatgctgcccaaatttcgctaATTTGTTAAATTACGCTAGTTTGGACTTAAGAGTGTTTCAaaacttaaccttagtatgatccttttaaatgtagatcttgCGAACGAGGAAGAAGAACGTTAAgcgattaaggagacgttaagaTATGTTAAGGataacctttctttcattttggcatgatcttaagATATGAACCAACcagcgagtaaacgagcttccatattactctactcttagaagcactaggagtacttcagttttgatgttcctataccccgctatgattgttcattatgttcatgggtcctgagatTTCTTATagtgatgatgttagctcaaaagatgttcatcggaggtagtacaaccttatgtcactctgagagttctatgtattcagtttattcatgcattgtaTTTATATATTCGTGTGCACATTGAcctatgaccagaaggcgttatagacgcgtatattatatgtatatggggtatgggaaaagggataggcgttatatacgcattaccacctgatcagctggtgcacagagatgatgatatatggatcgggctgcacgttccgcagcaatatatatatatatatatatatatatatatatatatatatatatatatatatatatatatatatatatatgatgacggtgtatggatcgggccgtacgttcctcggcactaacatataatatatggatcgggtcatacgttcctcggcactaactgttatattatgacctatgcatatcatacgccctgcGAGGCACTTTCATGTTATACAGACGTTCCAGATGTTCAGTTACAAATGCATTCAGATATAGAGATTTAGCTTTCCTACTtcaaatgtttctcatgattcttatgtacttgatgttcttatgcctaacatactcagtacattttccatactgactcccctatttcttggggggttgcgttcatgtccgcaggtgcaggtagacagacaggcggtcccaCTCAGTAGGACCTTCACTCAGCATTAGttggtgcgctccatttgatccggagctgtagtctattttggtatgctattcttttgagatgtatatgcatatgggtatgacgggcccTGTCCCttcctttctacagttttctattccattagaggtctgtagacagttgtatgtatgtgacagatgatgtagccttgtcagctcctattcttttgtgtacagtatatgtagtgacccagtcggcttgcactgttctttcagtatatatatatatatgtacagtttgtacagagttcatgatgtcatccTCTCAtgagtcagtatagttcagaGTGAATGATTTGTGAGCCCTTGTTATATAGATACGAGTGTagggggtgtttggtcactagagatcagacactcgtcacgactcatcagtttgggtcatgacacatgGATCCACGGGGGGGGGGGATCTAGGCTTGATGATTCCTCGCCCTGACTTCTCCTGTTGTCGGATCTCTTTCTTGTGTATTAACGTTGTTCAACACTCCATTAGTTTGATTTCCACTATTTGTTATTGCCAAAAACTACCTGATAACAAAGATTAAGAAAGTGATAAGTAAAGTAGCTAGAGTAACAAAACAATATCACTATTATCcatagccccacggtgggcgccaaactgtttacccttaaAAAGAATACAGTTAAATTAATTTGAGATCTAAAGGATATGTGATTTGATTTGTTTTAAACAGTGAAATGAAAGGCTAATAATGACTAGGGAAATCAAGTGAATGAATCAGTAAAGACTTATAAAACAATAATGAAATAAATAAGCATGGGCTTTGTTGATCCTAGGAGTGAATCCTTTGATGGGTTTTCCTCTGGTGGAATAGTTATATGCTTAGGCTTTGGATAATTAATGTTAACCCGGTACAATTGAATAATAAAATAAGCTTAATTGCTCAAGATTGAATAGTATGAACGTGTGTAAGTAAATGTTATTTGATCCCTCTTTTGAGAGGTTGTTGTAGGCTGCGTCTACTAAACAATAAATGGGGgacctggttgagtaccagttcccttatgcaatgcaataAGTGAAGGATACAGGACGTTACCGTGGATAACTCCCTGCTTAAGGGATTAAAAActacgacctaccccagtaggatttaaactccactacaccgagcaacttcaggttacaactctatcgtaagctaggaactaactcccataatccctcaccttTACAATAACActtttgcaacctaggaactaaccatACTTGTAATACTCTGATTGCAACCACCctccacttagctaactctagaTAAGGACTACTAATACACTTATACTAATTCTAGCCTAATGTACCACTCAATAGCTtaaggaaacacacttccaacaagcatACTTTGAGAATTTAAAGTTCCTACAAACAACTTCTAAAACAAGAAGTGTAGGTTTCAATTTAAgcacaaatgaacaaagatttaTAACAACCTAAAGACTATAGACTAAATTCATATCAAGATCTGGTTTTTCAGCTTGAAAGTAACTTTGTTCTTGCGATCACTTGAATTCTTGCGGCGGCAGCTTTTGCACAAGTTAGATTAGGTTTTTCAATTGatacacaatatgttgcaacatgttgtatatatagtaggaAGCATGTgagatggatagagaccactcatttaATATTTGACTTAAAGCATAGGCAAGCTCAACTGCTATACTTGTGTGCAGTGAGTAGCTtggctttacagctgtctctaCTTACCGTACAAGATGCATAGAGAGCAGATCACATACCAGGTCTCTATTCGGTTCTgaatcagtttgacaatcatcaaacaAAAAGCACTAGGATTTATCaacttccccctttttgatgatgacaaacttataaacgatgttccccctgagaaccagcttcccacttgttccccctgtgAAGCAGACCATCATTTTCAAGGCACCTACAACATGTTAGCAAAAATAAAGACCAGATCTCCACATTAtcagtacttattttttcattttcaagGCCCCTGCAACATGTTAGCAAAAACAAAGACCAGATCTCCACATTATCAGTCCTTATTTTTTGTTCAGTATTTCTTCCCCCAGCATCTCTTCCCCCCTTTGTTCTGCATGAGTATCACTTATTCATCATCTACTCATCTTCCCTCTTTTGACATTATCAAAAAGCATTGAAAACTAGTAAGAAGTTCAGCCATATTAACTCAGACCCAGAGGGGCAACGAATACCAGCAGAATTAGAGGGAAATAAGCAAGCAATAAAGCATAAGATAATGTAATTTTGCCAAATAGAATTTAGAAAATAGGAGAGTAATCTAGTCAGTACTAAAAAATATGGATTCATACTGCAAATGTACCAACAGTCATGTCAGGCAAAAAGGAGCAGAATCTAAGCAGAGGGGGAAAATAAACAGGGGCTAAGAAGAATTCTTGGTGCTGTTTAGGGCCTGAATGAGTTTGTCAATTTTTTCATTATGAGCTTGTTGGTCCTTTAGCATTTGGTCCCCAAATTCATTCACTTTGACCTTTAGCTGGTACCTCTTAGCTCGCAGTTTGTCCATTTCAGTTGCTTCTTTAGTACTAGAACCTGAGGCCTCTGTTTGTTCGCCTAATTTCGCTTTTAAAAGTGCATTTTTTTGCTTTGAGCTGCTGAATCTCTACATTGGCTGCCTCCTGAGCTTCAATTAATATTGAGATGGTGGAGGGGTTGGCATTATCCGCTGCTTTGGGTGTGAGTCCACAGTCTTATAAAGTGGCTAGTGAGACCAGATGCTCTATTGTCCCTAGAGAGGCGGTGCTAGTTTTCACTTGAAAGTGTATAAGCACCTTTGTGAGAAAGAAGCCATAGGGGAGACCAGTTTTCCCTTACACAGTCCTTGCCATTTTTATCATCCGCTCAATCATGATAGCTGACAGGTTGATTGATTCAAAAGCTATTAGAGCTTTCATGAGGACCAGGTCCACAACAGTAACGCTAGAGCTTTCCGTAGCTCTTGGCAAGAGTGCTTTGCTGACGAATTCAAAGACTAGTTGGTGCTCAGGTTTTAGCTCGTACTTATCGAGACTCGCCTTTGTAGCAGACCTTGCTATCTTTACATTGACCTTTTTGAAATCAGTAGAGCCCTTTCCCGTTACAACTCTCAGCCCATCTGTCTTCACTTTCAATATTTGTGCAAGTATTGACTTAGTCAGCACAAACTCCTTTTCAGTTACTGTCAGGGCCAGATCATCATCATCGATTTTGACCAAGCTACTGTACAGTTCAGTAACTTCAGCTTCATACACGCTGGGTGTTGGTGGAGTGAAGAGATGAGTACATTATTGAAATTCCACCATCTACATTAACTCTTTCATCTCAGATACCTCCCGCAGTTTACATTGAGAATTCTCCCAAAAAGAACCTTCTGTTGCTGCAGATTGACTTTACCTTTTTGTCTTTCGGAAGAACCAGGTTCCTCATTTAACaccacttttcttttcttttgagaaAAGAGTTAAATATCCTGATGTCCTTCTTCCCTCTCCCTCCAACCTTTATTTTCAACTTGTTCACTCTTGTCTCCTTTAGATTTGAAATTTTAAGTTCTTTCTATTTATCCCACCATCCTATTCTTAAAATTCCTTCAAAATAGaggaatttcttcttcttcttcttcctctttttcttcctcttcttcgtCATCAACTTCCCTTGCATCGATAAGGCTACCCTTTTTCTTTCCCactatttttcttttcttgttcgcAGTTCGAGTACATTTCTCACTTTGACTAGAGATGGCTGACAGCAATGCGAATTTCTTTGTTGTTCTGCGCTTTTGAGTTTCAGAGGAACTATGTGTGAGAGATTTAGGGTATGATTCATTCGAACTTTGGTCAGAGGAAGATAAACGGTTTGATTCTGAAGAGTTAGAGCCCATTTTCATTTAGAGACACGAAGTAACACCTGGTGATAAGAGTTAATGCAAGGAGATTTCGACAGGGTTGTGAAGGAATAAGCTTAGGGAGATGTACAAATGATCTGGGGATTTCTAATGGAAGAAGAGATTGGCACAAATGAAGTATTTAAGAAGGCCTATACGACGCTTTGGAGAAGGTGCAATAGAAGGAACAGATCAGTTCATGAGAAGGGCAATGATTTGTGGAAGACGTTATTTAGAGAATTATGTTTGGTGAAAGGAGCATGACTTCAATCGGCACATTTTGCAGTTTAACCAAATATGTGAGTACTGAAAGGATtactaacctgagtcacaggGACCAGATCCCTAAAACAAAATTCTTGAGACAAACAACAACTTTGAAGTCTGCGACATTGCTTGTGCTTACTCTCTCTTGGTTCTATCAGGCACGCATACCTATAATGGTATAAGAGTGAGTTATACATAGTCGAAAAACACTTATCAACCCAATACCTTTCTTATTGTCATGATTTTTCAAGAAATTGAGAGACTCGGTTCTTGATTTTGGCACCACTTGAATCAGGAAGAGAGTTCCCCCCTTTGTTACCAACTGCTTACATCCTCCAGTGAAGGCTTTAAGGAAAGAGCTACATTAGTTTGAAATGAGAGCTGGTCACTCCCAATAAATTATATTATCACCATCCTCACACTCTTCCCTTCCCCATGGATGATATCACTGATTGGCTTTGGGAACCCAGATAAGTTTGGGTTCTTTACTTTTGAAAAAAGGATGAATCAGGTTCCTTTTAGCCCGTATGGGTAACACATCTCTTTTCTTTTCTAGTGATCCTTTCTTTTGAGGACTTGTTTCTTCCATTTTAGCTTTACTTGACACATACTTATAGTTTCTCAGAATAGACTTGATCCTTGGTTTGCATGCCTCCTTGTAGTAACCTTCTTGCCCACAGTGCGTGCACAACCCATTTTCAGTTGAGGAGACAAACTTGTTGTATGGGTTGTAGGATGTTTCTTCTTTTTCAAAACCAAGTCCTTCTTTACCACTTCCCTTACTTTTGTACATGGTTGTGATCACATCAGAGGACCAGGTCCATTTGAGAGCCTTGTCAAGATCAAGCTTGGTCCTTTCCAAGTCCTCCTTCAGTAGCCTATTTTTATCTATTTCAGTAATGAGACTTTGTCTTATTGTCTTTAGCTCATTTTCAAGCTCCCAAGAAGTTTCACTTGCTTTACCTCTTCCTTTGAGAAAGACTTCCAGCCCTTCTCTTGATTGCCTTTCCAAGGAGATGTTCTGCTGGCTTGTCTCACAGATCAGTTCCTTCACTTCTCCAGTGGGTAAGCACATGTTATTCTTTTCTTGCTCCACCTTATTGTCATCACTCTTCATATCCGAATCGGCCATGAGAACAAATATTGATTCATATTCAGATGCTTCATCTTCAATTGGCCATCATTGACATGTCtccatcatcattttcatctttcGGTTCACTAGAGAAATCTTCTCATGCAGCAAACGCTTGCTTTACCAGCTCGTCAGTAGCTTCTCTTCTTCTGAATCTTCGGTCGGGGATCTGGTTCCTCTTGACCGCCCTGTCATGATTGTCTTGTCTATTTTGGGGACATTCTTTCATGAAGTGACAAGGTTTCCCACACTTATGACAACAATTGTCATTTCCTCTGAAGTTTCTGCTGGAGCTTCCAGACTTGAGGATTCCACTTTTTCTCTTGATCATCTTTTGAAATCTCTATGTGAGATAAGCCATTTCAGATTCGTCATCACTTGAATCTTCTCTTCTAGCTTTGAGAACcagatttctttctttcttagctTAAATCTTTTCTGCCTCTTTCATAGACATCTTCAACTCATATGTCTTAAGGTTTCCGATGAGCTCATCGACAATCAACGTGCTGAGATCTTTGGCTTCGGAGATGACATTTACCTTGCTATCTCCGGAATCAGGTAACACACCAAGCAACTTTCTTACCAGTTTGGTGGTTGTGATGATCTCTCCCAGAGAATGAAACTCATTTATAATAGAGGTGAATCTAGTGTGCATATCATGAATAGATTCTCCCTCTTTCATTTTGAACATTTCATACTCTATGGTGAGCATGTCGATCTTGGTGTTCTTCACCTGTGTTATTCCTTCATGGGCAGTTTGAAGAGCTTCCCAGATCTCTTTGGTAGTTGTGCATGATGAGATTCGGTTGTACTCATCTGCTCATATTCCACAGACAAGGATCTTCTTTGCTTCAAATTTCTTCTCAACAGCTTTCCTGTCTGCCTCGGAGtattcttttctatttttttgggTGGTTTTTACACCATCTTCATCTCGATTCATGGGAATATGAGGgccatcacaaatgatgtcccatAACTTTGAGTCTTTAGCCATGATGAAATCGTGCGTCCtagtcttccaccacccatagtATTGTCCATTAAATCTAGGTGGCCTAGTGAAAGACTGTCCTTCTTCCATATTTGGTGGGGCTGCCAATTTacagattctttctaggtgtGTCCTTATTCCATATTTGGTGGGGCTGCCATTTTACAGATTCTTtataggtgttaaccttttagaaagcacctgctctgataccaattattGTAAGCTGTGCGTCCACTAAACAGTATATGGGGgacctggttgagtaccagttcccttatgcaatgcagtaagtgAATGACACAGGATGtcaccgtggaaaactccttgctcaagggattaaaaaccacgacctaccccagtaggatttcaactccactacaccgagCAACTTCAAGTTACAACTCTATCCTatgctaggaactaactcccataatccctcacccttacaataacgcttttgcaacctaggaactaacccccgtAGTCCCTCTACACTTGTAGTACTCTGATTGCAACCAACCTCCACTTAGCTAACTTTAGCTAAGGACCACTATTACACTTAGACTAATTCTAGCCTAATGTACCACTCAAcagcttgaggaaacacacttccaacaagcatACTTTGAGAATTTAAAGTTCCTACAAACAACTTCTAAAACAAGAAGTGTAGGTTTTCAATTTAAGCACAAATGAACAAATatttacaacaacctaaagaacatagactaaactcatatcaggatctggttcttcagcttgaaagtaactttgttcttgcgatcacttgaattcttggGGTGGCAGCTTTTGCACAAGTTAGATTAGGTTTTTCAAGTGatacacaatatgttgcaacatgttgtatatatattaggaagcatgtgggatggataaaGACCACTCATTTaatatttgacctaaagcatgggccagctcaactgctgtacttgtgtgcagtgagtagctcagctttacagctgtctctgctTACCGTGCAAGATGCACAGAGCGCAGatcacagaccaggtctctattcGGTTCTAAATCAGTTTGATAATCATCAAAACAAAAAACACTCGGATTTATCAGAGGCCTTTAGGCTCCTTTTATATTACAAATACATCAGCACGTAAGCCGTGATTAAATTCTAATAATGAGTAATAATAAACAATAAATGTTGTTTTAATTCTAAATCGTAACGTCTACTTCGAACCTGGACCGGTCACACAACATTCATCTTTTATTAATGACCCGAAACAATTGCCTTGGTTGGTTTGCTCCAGATTTATCGGGGTCTCTCATTCTGATCAAGTTAAACGACTAAGCAACTTTTCACCTTCAACTGCCACGTGTTCCTTTCTCGTCATGCCATGTGTCAAGCCTATATTTTGTCATGTATACAGTTTGAAGTTTTAAAAACAACTTTTAAGAATATTTCAAGCTTACTCACAAAACTTAAACTGTGttttcatgtccaaacacaattaatttctaaatatttttctaacttcaacttcaaataccaTTTTTCTTAACAAACTCACGTTCAAATGCGAGAGATGGCAGTTTCTTGTTACTCTCTCCATttcaaaataaatgaatttttggggtgaggcacaccccttaagaaagttAATTAAAGACAAAGGGTAATTTGTCAATATTATTAGTTTGCTTCTTCCCAAACTTTTTTAAAATTAGAGATAGTCAATATTGTTATTTGAAAAAACTCTTTAAAAAGGAGGgtaattttgaaaaataataattaatacatCTTTAAACtttgaaaattttattttattttgaatcATCAAAAAAATGCCAGAAATTCATTTATTTATATTGGAATAGAGGGAGTATTATTAGGCAAGTAACATAAATTAGAAAGATAGCAACTCAAGAAATTGTTTTTGCAAGTTCACATAAATGACCCGACTCCCTAATTAAACTACCACATTGCCCCAACGCGTCCTTAAACCCTTTTCGTTTTTGTGACCCAAATATCACACCTCTTCCTCAACTTGAACTCTGTTGTGTCTTCAACCTTGAATGGCTTTCACCTTGTCATAGAATCAGCTGACATCATTGTTGTCAAACCTCAAACCCCTTTTCCCCGCAAAATCCAAAAATTCAACTCCCAGACTCTCAAAGGTAAGCCATTTCTTGAATTATCAGCCATGAACCATTTGCAGAAACTGATAACTCCATTAATTCTCAAATGGGTTTCTTTAGATTATGTTTTTAACAATTCTAGACCATCAAAAACGATTCTTTGGGCAAGTGGATCGTTCCACATTGCCCAAAAGGTTAGATTTTATGCAACTAAAAAGAAGTCTAAATTAGAGCAAGAATGTAATATACCTCGTGCAGTGAGGAAAGAAGCACAAGCTGCTTTGTTAGAGTATTTGCATTCCACTAGAAATTTGCAGTTTATGGATGCTGAATATATGAGTAAAAACTCACCTTTTTTTCTTTCCAAGTTGTTAGAAAGAGTGGATAATGAAACTGATATTCGACGTTCTTTAACTCGATTCTTGAGATACCATCCAATCAATGAATTTGAACCATTCTTTGAGAGCATGGGTTTGAAACCTTGTCAGTACTTGTCATTTCTTCCCAGAGATTTGATGTTTTTGAATGATGATCAGGGGTTGTTGGATAGTTATCATGTCTTGTGTAATTATGGTATTTCACGAAATAAGATAGGAAGGATTTTTGCTGAAGCTCCAGAAGTATTTAGATATGATCCTGGAGTTCTGGACTTGAAACTTCGTTCTTTTCAGGGGGTTGGTTTAGATCAGTCTAATGTGGTTAAGCTTGTTAGTGCAAGTCCTCATCTTTTGATTGGGAATGTACACAAGGAATTTTTTGAAGTTGTTGAGAAATTAAAGACAGCGGGAGTTGAATACAGTTGGATTGAGGCGCAATTGAAAGGAAATTCTATCGATTGGGGTCAGTTACTTGACCTCATGTGCCTCTTGAATTGGTTGGGGTTGACTGatgaacaattaggaaaattaaTTTGTCAAGTTCCCCATCTTCTGTTTGATTGTTCTGGACGTACTACATTTTTGCTAATTGGATTCTTGTCAAAATTTGGTTTTGAGAAGCCCGAATTACTCGATGTATTTCTACACTTACCACAAATTCCAATAAAGACATTTGTTTTCAATATGAGGCAATGCTACCAGTTCTTGATTGAAATTGAGATGCCTGTCGTAGAGATAGGAAGTAT
Encoded here:
- the LOC132635786 gene encoding transcription termination factor MTEF18, mitochondrial-like, with translation MNHLQKLITPLILKWVSLDYVFNNSRPSKTILWASGSFHIAQKVRFYATKKKSKLEQECNIPRAVRKEAQAALLEYLHSTRNLQFMDAEYMSKNSPFFLSKLLERVDNETDIRRSLTRFLRYHPINEFEPFFESMGLKPCQYLSFLPRDLMFLNDDQGLLDSYHVLCNYGISRNKIGRIFAEAPEVFRYDPGVLDLKLRSFQGVGLDQSNVVKLVSASPHLLIGNVHKEFFEVVEKLKTAGVEYSWIEAQLKGNSIDWGQLLDLMCLLNWLGLTDEQLGKLICQVPHLLFDCSGRTTFLLIGFLSKFGFEKPELLDVFLHLPQIPIKTFVFNMRQCYQFLIEIEMPVVEIGSIVHSYPTLLGSCVLKKATSLLTILNTGKKRLCSVIKENPEFLRNLVRGAKVEKLPIAEEEVRSKMMKMKFLLDLGFAENSSEMEKALKVFRGKGVELQERFDCLVNAGLDRKHVASVLKIYPQILNQRKEVLEAKIDFLVNKLGYPLSALVSFPSYLNYTIPRIRLRLSMYNWLRDQGMVDARLALSTIIASSEKLFMKAYVNPHPKGLEVWQDLKREIYTD